Proteins encoded by one window of Anopheles maculipalpis chromosome 2RL, idAnoMacuDA_375_x, whole genome shotgun sequence:
- the LOC126568498 gene encoding c-Myc-binding protein homolog, with amino-acid sequence MANYKPIDLSKEDFRKYLDRQGVLDAITKVLVKCNTDRPENALSYLLENMNEAHGNLKTQLFEAHQEIERLKMELSALKVVSGENGTAPSTSTTSGVKEEPKEIDNAPLSNGTVEVVKKSDDVKGGEVVCASSVKQEKDAVTTAPSTSGVLTTDDGKAKEVEAGTTAVAGKDEAQEPVATVSASPANEAPEAKEPNTGGESK; translated from the exons ATGGCCAACTACAAG CCGATTGATTTATCGAAGGAAGATTTTCGCAAGTATCTCGACCGGCAGGGCGTGCTCGATGCAATAACGAAGGTGCTGGTAAAATGCAACACCGATCGGCCGGAAAATGCGCTTAGCtatttgttggaaaatatgAACGAAGCACACGGCAACCTGAAGACGCAACTATTCGAAGCACATCAGGAAATCGAACGGCTGAAGATGGAGCTAAGTGCGCTTAAGGTGGTGAGTGGTGAAAATGGAACGGCACCTTCGACATCTACGACTTCCGGTGTGAAAGAAGAACCGAAAGAAATCGATAATGCGCCACTAAGCAACGGTACGGTGGAGGTGGTAAAGAAGAGCGATGACGTGAAGGGTGGGGAGGTGGTATGTGCAAGCAGTGTGAAGCAGGAGAAAGATGCGGTCACAACAGCGCCATCCACTTCCGGTGTGCTTACTACGGATgatggaaaagcaaaagaggTTGAGGCTGGAACAACAGCGGTAGCCGGTAAGGACGAAGCACAGGAACCGGTGGCAACTGTTTCGGCATCGCCAGCGAACGAAGCACCGGAAGCAAAGGAACCAAACACTGGTGGCGAAAGTAAGTAA
- the LOC126568507 gene encoding prefoldin subunit 3, which translates to MEEIELPKLETDQKSYAGIPEAVFVDDVEQYMKESGNEDSVEKVLKNFDEQHSKYRFMEYNMVSRRRRLRQQIPDLTKNLEMIKHLREQTDDQETQFLLSEQVFVKTIMPPTKSVCLWLGANVMLEYPLDEAEELLRQNKKSAEVNLRCLEHDQDFLRDQITTTEVNMARVHNYDVKKRQALKLTGEDKA; encoded by the exons ATGGAGGAAATCGAATTGCCAAAATTAGAAACCGACCAAAAATCATATGCGGGCATCCCGGAGGCTGTGTTTGTG GATGATGTGGAGCAGTACATGAAAGAGTCCGGCAACGAGGATAGCGTGGAAAAGGTGTTGAAAAACTTTGACGAACAGCACAGCAAGTACCGGTTCATGGAGTACAACATGGTATCGCGCCGGAGACGACTCCGGCAACAAATTCCGGACCTGACGAAAAACCTCGAAATGATTAAGCACCTGCGCGAGCAAACGGACGATCAGGAAACGCAATTTCTGCTCAGCGAGCAGGTGTTTGTGAAGACGATTATGCCTCCGACGAAATCGGTCTGTCTGTGGCTCGGCGCGAACGTGATGCTCGAGTACCCGCTCGATGAAGCGGAGGAGCTGTTGCGACAGAACAAAAAGTCGGCCGAAGTGAATTTGCGGTGTTTGGAGCACGATCAGGATTTTTTGCGTGATCAAATCACCACGACGGAGGTAAACATGGCCCGTGTGCATAATTACGATGTGAAGAAGCGACAGGCGCTGAAGTTAACGGGTGAGGACAAAGCGTAA
- the LOC126568356 gene encoding serine/threonine-protein phosphatase alpha-2 isoform isoform X1, protein MSDVELSNIDHLIAMLLEVRGARPGKNVQLSETDIRLLCLKSREIFLSQPILLELEAPLKICGDIHGQYYDLLRLFEYGSFPPESNYLFLGDYVDRGKQSLETICLLLAYKIKYPENFFLLRGNHECASINRIYGFYDECKRRYNIKMWKTFTDCFNCLPVAAIVDEKIFCCHGGLSPDLQSMEQIRRIMRPTDVPDQGLLCDLLWSDPDKDTNGYGENDRGVSFTFGVDIVGKFLTKHDFDLICRAHQVVEDGYEFFAKRQLVTLFSAPNYCGEFDNAGAMMSVDDTLMCSFQILKPADKRKFQYGGLNSGRPVTPPRNYSKNKKK, encoded by the exons ATGTCGGACGTAGAGTTATCAAACATAGACCACCTCATCGCGATGCTTTTAGAAG TTCGCGGTGCAAGGCCGGGGAAAAATGTTCAACTGTCGGAAACGGATATACGTCTGCTATGCCTGAAGTCGAGGGAAATCTTTCTCTCCCAACCGATACTGCTCGAGCTGGAAGCACCGTTAAAAATCTGCG GTGACATCCATGGTCAGTATTATGATTTGCTGCGTTTGTTCGAGTACGGTAGCTTCCCGCCAGAGTCGAACTACCTGTTCCTCGGTGATTACGTCGACCGGGGAAAGCAATCGCTCGAGACGATATGCCTGCTGTTGGCGTACAAAATCAAGTATCCGGAAAATTTCTTCTTGCTGCGCGGCAACCATGAGTGCGCCAGTATCAATAGAATATACGG ATTTTACGATGAATGCAAACGGCGATACAATATCAAAATGTGGAAAACGTTTACCGATTGCTTCAACTGTCTGCCGGTAGCAGCGATCGTGGACGAGAAGATTTTCTGCTGCCACGGCGGCCTCAGCCCGGACCTGCAGTCCATGGAACAGATTCGACGCATTATGCGACCGACAGATGTGCCCGACCAGGGGCTGCTGTGCGATCTGCTGTGGTCCGATCCGGACAAGGACACGAACGGTTACGGCGAGAACGATCGTGGCGTGAGCTTCACGTTCGGTGTGGAT ATCGTGGGCAAATTTCTAACAAAGCATGACTTTGACCTTATCTGCCGGGCACATCAGGTGGTGGAGGATGGTTATGAGTTCTTTGCCAAGCGGCAGCTCGTAACTCTCTTCTCCGCACCGAACTATTGCGGTGAATTCGATAATGCCG gTGCAATGATGTCCGTCGACGATACGTTGATGTGCTCGTTCCAAATTCTGAAGCCAGCCGATAAACGTAAGTTCCAATATGGTGGCCTCAATTCCGGACGGCCAGTTACACCACCGCGAAACtatagtaaaaacaaaaagaaataa
- the LOC126568356 gene encoding serine/threonine-protein phosphatase alpha-2 isoform isoform X2: MSDVELSNIDHLIAMLLEVRGARPGKNVQLSETDIRLLCLKSREIFLSQPILLELEAPLKICGDIHGQYYDLLRLFEYGSFPPESNYLFLGDYVDRGKQSLETICLLLAYKIKYPENFFLLRGNHECASINRIYGFYDECKRRYNIKMWKTFTDCFNCLPVAAIVDEKIFCCHGGLSPDLQSMEQIRRIMRPTDVPDQGLLCDLLWSDPDKDTNGYGENDRGVSFTFGVDIVGKFLTKHDFDLICRAHQVVEDGYEFFAKRQLVTLFSAPNYCGEFDNAGAMMSVDDTLMCSFQILKPADKRGFQKLIKSSKF; encoded by the exons ATGTCGGACGTAGAGTTATCAAACATAGACCACCTCATCGCGATGCTTTTAGAAG TTCGCGGTGCAAGGCCGGGGAAAAATGTTCAACTGTCGGAAACGGATATACGTCTGCTATGCCTGAAGTCGAGGGAAATCTTTCTCTCCCAACCGATACTGCTCGAGCTGGAAGCACCGTTAAAAATCTGCG GTGACATCCATGGTCAGTATTATGATTTGCTGCGTTTGTTCGAGTACGGTAGCTTCCCGCCAGAGTCGAACTACCTGTTCCTCGGTGATTACGTCGACCGGGGAAAGCAATCGCTCGAGACGATATGCCTGCTGTTGGCGTACAAAATCAAGTATCCGGAAAATTTCTTCTTGCTGCGCGGCAACCATGAGTGCGCCAGTATCAATAGAATATACGG ATTTTACGATGAATGCAAACGGCGATACAATATCAAAATGTGGAAAACGTTTACCGATTGCTTCAACTGTCTGCCGGTAGCAGCGATCGTGGACGAGAAGATTTTCTGCTGCCACGGCGGCCTCAGCCCGGACCTGCAGTCCATGGAACAGATTCGACGCATTATGCGACCGACAGATGTGCCCGACCAGGGGCTGCTGTGCGATCTGCTGTGGTCCGATCCGGACAAGGACACGAACGGTTACGGCGAGAACGATCGTGGCGTGAGCTTCACGTTCGGTGTGGAT ATCGTGGGCAAATTTCTAACAAAGCATGACTTTGACCTTATCTGCCGGGCACATCAGGTGGTGGAGGATGGTTATGAGTTCTTTGCCAAGCGGCAGCTCGTAACTCTCTTCTCCGCACCGAACTATTGCGGTGAATTCGATAATGCCG gTGCAATGATGTCCGTCGACGATACGTTGATGTGCTCGTTCCAAATTCTGAAGCCAGCCGATAAAC